A region from the Malus domestica chromosome 07, GDT2T_hap1 genome encodes:
- the LOC114825864 gene encoding small ribosomal subunit biogenesis GTPase RsgA 1, mitochondrial-like — protein sequence MRVIVEPPKSIEESKLKLLCVVKAMLKKIKRIVLVGDKVLVGSIDWVDHRGMIKNVYQQSSTILDPLVANVDHMLVLFSMEQPKLEPFALTRFLIEAKSNGIPLTLGLN from the coding sequence ATGCGCGTCATCGTGGAGCCTCCTAAAAGCATCGAAGAGAGCAAATTGAAGCTACTGTGCGTCGTGAAGGCGATGTTGAAGAAAATTAAGAGGATTGTGTTGGTTGGGGACAAGGTGCTGGTAGGGTCGATTGATTGGGTGGACCACCGGGGAATGATTAAGAATGTATACCAGCAGAGCTCCACGATTCTTGACCCTCTGGTTGCGAATGTGGACCATATGCTCGTGCTCTTCTCCATGGAGCAGCCCAAGCTGGAACCGTTCGCGCTTACCAGGTTCTTGATCGAGGCCAAGTCCAACGGAATTCCACTCACACTCGGCCTCAACTAG